A stretch of Ranitomeya variabilis isolate aRanVar5 chromosome 3, aRanVar5.hap1, whole genome shotgun sequence DNA encodes these proteins:
- the LOC143817949 gene encoding histone H2A, embryonic-like: protein MSGRGKKVQKLAAGKSSRSAKAGLQFPVGRIHRFLRKGNYAKRIGSGASIYLAAILEYLCAEILELSGNAAKENKKSRILPRHIQLAVRNDEELSQLFDGVTIAEGGVLPNIHAVLVPKKTAKGSSSQEPKTAESQEY from the coding sequence ATGTCTGGTCGTGGCAAGAAAGTCCAGAAACTTGCAGCTGGAAAGTCCTCCAGATCTGCCAAGGCAGGGCTCCAGTTCCCAGTGGGCCGTATCCACAGGTTCCTGAGGAAGGGAAACTATGCTAAGAGGATTGGATCTGGAGCTAGCATCTATCTTGCGGCCATCCTGGAATACCTGTGTGCTGAGATCCTGGAGCTGTCAGGAAATGCAGCCAAGGAAAACAAGAAATCCAGGATCCTGCCCCGACACATCCAACTGGCTGTCAGGAATGATGAGGAACTGAGCCAACTGTTTGATGGGGTCACCATTGCAGAGGGTGGCGTCCTGCCAAATATCCATGCGGTCCTAGTGCCAAAGAAGACTGCTAAAGGCTCGTCCTCACAAGAACCTAAAACCGCAGAGTCTCAGGAGTACTGA